The window CGTCGGCTTGACCGCGGCCGTGCCGGGCGTCGGCTTGGTGTCGCCGATCGCGGGCGGCGCAGCGGGGGACGCGGGCACGACCTCCGCGCCCTGTCCGCTCATCCCGCCGGCCACGACGAACAGCCCCAACCCGGCGCTCAGCACGAACCCCGAGCTGACCGCCTGCATGGCACGCCGGCGGCGTCGAAACCGCCGGCCGATATGCCGCGCGGCATCGACGTCGGTTGGGGTGGCCTCGCGCCCGTCTGCGGCCGCGCCGCGCAGCATCGCGATCGTCTCGTCGTTCTCGTCCATGGTCATGCCGCCTCGCGTCCGATGCTTGTGGCGGAGAGCAGTCCGCGCAGTGCCTGCAGGCCCTTGGCGGCCTGACTTTTGACGGTGCCGGTGGAGATGCCGAGAAGGTCAGCGGTGTGCTCGACGTCGAGGTCCTCGACGTAGCGCAGTACGACGACGGCCCGTTGGCGGGGCGGCAGAGCAACGAGCGCCTCGACGACCCGCAGCGTCAGTCCGTCCTCGGTGGGCGCGGGTAGATCGGGGAGGCGCTCCGCCACCTGCTCGCGCCGCCACGGGCGACGGTGCTCGTCAATGGCGGCATTCACCACCGCACGATTGACGTAGCGGTGCGGTCCCTCATCGCGGCGAATCGTCGACCAGCGCGCGTACACCTGTGCCAACGCGGTCTGCACCACGTCCTCGGCGCGGTCGCGATCCCCGCACACCAAGTACGCAAGACGGCACAAACGCCGCCGCGTCGCATGCACGAACGCGGCAAACTCCGCGTCGTGCTCCTGCCCTCGTGCCACCCCTGAGCCCTTCTCGTGCCCGGCAACCCGTCCTACGGAGGGGACACGTCTCCAGGTTGCCCGGCGAGCGAGAAATTCTCAGGATTTTCTGGCTATCCCACCTGCACGGACAGCATCGACACCGAGCCGCCGTCAAATCCCTCGACGGGGAAGGCGACCGGCTCGTCGGGGTGACGTACCCCGAGCACGTAGAGCAGTGGCAGGTAATGCTCCGGGGTGGGCACGGACAGCGCGGCATCCGAGCCGGCGTCTTCGTAGGCCACGAGCTCGTCCACCCGGCCTGCCTCGATGTGTCCGCGCAGTGCGGTCTCGAACCGCACCGCCCAGTCGAAGGATTCCACGGGCCGGCGACCCCAGGCGTAGGTGTGCAGGTTGTGCACGACATTGCCGGAGCCGAAGATCAGCACGCCCTCGTCCCGCAGTACCTGCAGCTCCGAGGCGAGCGCGTAGTGCTGCGCGGGATCGAGGGTCTCGTCCAGGCCCAGTTGCACCACCGGGATGTCGGCGTCCGGGAACAGGTGCATCAGCACCGACCAGGTGCCGTGGTCCAGCCCCCAGTTCGGATCCTGCGCAATCACCATGGGCAGCATCAACTCGGCGACCCGTTCGGCCAGCTCCGGGGAGCCCGGTGCCGGGTACTGCACCTGATAGAGCTCCTGCGGGAACCCGCCGAAGTCATGGATGGTCGGCGGCGCTTCGTTGTCGGTGATCCGGCCACCGGGCACGTACCAGTGTGCGGACACCGCGAGCACCGCCCGCGGCCGCGGCAAGCGCTCGGCCAGCTCCCGCCAGGCCTTGGTCCAGGCGTTGCCCTCCAGCGCGTTCAGCGGATTGCCGTGCCCAACGAACAAGGCCGGCATCCGGGCTTGTTGGTCTGCCAC of the Sporichthyaceae bacterium genome contains:
- a CDS encoding SigE family RNA polymerase sigma factor → MARGQEHDAEFAAFVHATRRRLCRLAYLVCGDRDRAEDVVQTALAQVYARWSTIRRDEGPHRYVNRAVVNAAIDEHRRPWRREQVAERLPDLPAPTEDGLTLRVVEALVALPPRQRAVVVLRYVEDLDVEHTADLLGISTGTVKSQAAKGLQALRGLLSATSIGREAA
- the ygiD gene encoding 4,5-DOPA dioxygenase extradiol, which translates into the protein MADQQARMPALFVGHGNPLNALEGNAWTKAWRELAERLPRPRAVLAVSAHWYVPGGRITDNEAPPTIHDFGGFPQELYQVQYPAPGSPELAERVAELMLPMVIAQDPNWGLDHGTWSVLMHLFPDADIPVVQLGLDETLDPAQHYALASELQVLRDEGVLIFGSGNVVHNLHTYAWGRRPVESFDWAVRFETALRGHIEAGRVDELVAYEDAGSDAALSVPTPEHYLPLLYVLGVRHPDEPVAFPVEGFDGGSVSMLSVQVG